The sequence below is a genomic window from Desulfobulbus oligotrophicus.
ATACCGCTGGTACGAAAAATGGATACCCTTGGGAGCATTGGCCACCACAGCAAACAACGGCGGTGCAGTCCCCAGTTGGGCTGTATAGTAAAATTTGAGCCGACGACCACGGTACATGGGCGGTTGATGTCGCTCCACAGCCTCGGCCAGCAGGCGATTGAGAACAGCGGTGGGAAAACGTCGGTGAAATTGACGGTATACCTTGCCTATCTCCGGAAAAAGACGCCTGATGCCAAGACCGGTTAAGGCGGAAACCTTGAACACCGGGGCAAATGGTACAAAGGTGACTGCACTGCGTACAGCCTCCAGCACCTGTTCCTGACGCCGCCTGTCGTTTTGGATCAGATCCCACTTGTTGATGAGAATAATCAGAGCTCGCCCCTGATCCTGAGTATAACCGATCACCTTGGTGTCCTGCTCGGTTACCCCTTCCTCCGCGTCAATAAGGACCAGGGCGACATCGCATCGCCCCAGAGCCTTCAGGGCCTTGAGCACGGAAAACTTCTCCAGCTTATCCGTAGTCTTGCCTTTACGGCGAATTCCGGCGGTATCGATCAACAGATAGGTGTAGGGATCTCTGGTCACCAGCGTATCAACCGCGTCACGGGTCGTGCCGGCAAGATCTGTAACCACCATCCGCTCCTGACCGATAATGGCGTTGATCATCGAGGATTTGCCCACATTGGGCCGGCCGAGAA
It includes:
- the der gene encoding ribosome biogenesis GTPase Der; the protein is MMMKDATLVALIGRPNVGKSTLFNRLSRRRDALVDPTPGVTRDRHYARVVWEDHPFILVDTGGIDDEDDTITNHIRHQAMLAIEEADIIFFLMDGREGLTPSDVEIVALLRRTEKNVFFIVNKIDSPEIEAGLLTPFWELGVEPLWALSADHGYGLNTLMAGVLPCLEQSEVKDHLPAETMRLAFLGRPNVGKSSMINAIIGQERMVVTDLAGTTRDAVDTLVTRDPYTYLLIDTAGIRRKGKTTDKLEKFSVLKALKALGRCDVALVLIDAEEGVTEQDTKVIGYTQDQGRALIILINKWDLIQNDRRRQEQVLEAVRSAVTFVPFAPVFKVSALTGLGIRRLFPEIGKVYRQFHRRFPTAVLNRLLAEAVERHQPPMYRGRRLKFYYTAQLGTAPPLFAVVANAPKGIHFSYQRYLTNYFRDGLGLDSVPVRLLFRERSGRKSKPATR